The Helicobacter fennelliae nucleotide sequence TATAAGCAAATTGTAGATAGGGTTTATATCTACTCTCTTTAAGATTGGTTTCTGGGATAAGTGTAATTGTATTGGTGCTTTTATGGATTTTTAGGCTTAATACTTCACAATCACATTGTAACTTAGCTTGTGGAATATTAAAACTAAAATGAGCCTTTGGAAGTTTTAATTCTTGTGTCTTTTTATGTTTTGTTTGGACATTAGTAATTGATGAATATTGGGCTATGCTTAAATCAAAATTATCCTCACTCAAATTCTCCCTATCCACCACAAAACTTAATCTGTCTATACCTATTTCTTTTCCTACACTCACTTTCTCTACTTGCAATCTCCCTTTATCATCACTCTTACTCTTTGCAACTACTCTTTTAAATCTTTCATTATAGATATAGATTTCTTTTTCTTTAAGTAATTCTGCTTTGCTTGTATCAATACATTTTTCTATATCCAATGTAAGAAGAATAGCGTCTTTTACAGGCTGTATTTTTCTTTCTTGCTTTCCTTGTTCTTTTTCTTCCTCTTGTTTTCTATCAAGGTATTGTGGAAAGCTTAACATTAACAGGATAGTTTTGAAGTAGCTACTATAAATATTGCTAGATTCTTTACAAAGGCTCTCTGCTTCATTAGAATGAGCTAAAGGATTGCCAAATATATCTTTATCAAGCTCCCTTAATTCTACATAATTATTTCTTATAAGATAGTCATTAATGCGATTGATTTTTGATATATAAGTATATTCCAATTGTTTAATTCTTTCATTTTCTACTTTGGCAGATTCTAGGGCTTTATCTTCGTCAGAAAACCACCATTCCTCAGCTTTACCAGCCAACCAAGCTCCAGCAATAGCACCGAGTATTGTGCCACCAACAGGTATCACAGAACCTACTGCACCACCTAAGATTCTACCTGCCATAACGATACCAAGTCTTGAAGTTGTGCGTGTAGCGAGTGTTTTGGCGGTTTTGGCTGTTAATTCATGTGTAGCGATATAACCTACACTTGTTTCAAGTATTACCTCTCCAATAGCTCTCCCATTATCTTTGCCTTCTACTTTTTTAAAGAGATAAGAAAAAATGCCAAAATTTCCCATAAGCTTATATTCATAAATTTTATTTAATTTATTTGAAATTCCTTGATTGTGCATATAATTTTTCATAGACTCAGTTGTGCCAGCTCCTACTATTGCTATAGAATAATTTGTAATATCTCCAGCAATACCCAAATCTCTTCTCTCAATAGGGATTTTCTCAAATTTTTCTTTACAGATACATATATCAAGTGAGATATAGGGTGTGTTATCATTTATCTTACAAGTTTGACTTGACATTTCTTTCCTCTCTAAGTTTATCGATTTTATCTATATCAAATTGTCCGCTTTTGTTTTTGTATAGATTGGTATGGAAGTCTTTGGTTAAAAACATATTTACAAGTATTTTCAACTGTTTATATTCTTCATCGTTTAGGTTGTATAAAAATTCTGTTATATGCGGTTTTAAAATCTCAAAAAGTTTATCAAGATTTTCAATATTCCACTCAACAAGTTCCAGCCAATACTTACTGATATCTGGAAATCTTATAACTTCGATAAGGCTACAAAGCGATAAGGCTGCTAACCAAGAAGGTGAAGTAATCTTTACATAAAAACTTCCCAAAGGAAGCACTATTTTATCACCAATATATCGTTGAATAATAAGATTTTTGTTTGTAAGAAAGATTGATTTTATATTTAATGTTTTATACATTGCTAATGGACTTACCACAAACCACATTACAACCAATACAAGTAAAGCAATTGTGATAGATAAGCTATTATCATCTCTACTTAAATATTTTTGAATCCCTATGATAATGCAATATATTCCACCAAAGAAAACTATGTATCTTACAAGCCACGAATAAAAGAAGCTCAAACTTTTTTTATGTTTCAACTCCCAAATAATCTCATCACCACTAGAATCTAGCTTTATGTTATCTTTGTTTTTAGTGTCGTTTGGTTTTTTAGATTCTAAATAATTAGATTCTAGTATGCTAGAATCTAGCTTTGTAGATTCTATGTTTATAGAAGTTTGTTTTATAGAATCTCGCTTTATAGATTCTGTGGGTTTTATCTCATTGTTAGATTCTAGCATTGTAGGATTTATATGTTTTTGGTTGTTAGATTGTAACTTTATAGTTTCTCTATCATTGCTTATATGTTCCATTTGAGTTTCCTTTTATCTAGTTTATAATTAACTACACTTCCAGTCATTCCTAACTCTCTCCTATAAATTGGAATCTTTTCAAACTCATTACAATTACACTCTAAACCTTTATAGATATTTTTATTTTCAACCATTGTTTTTTTCCTTGCGTAAAATATCAATTTCGCAAAAATTTATATAATTATTTGGCAGCCCATCTTTAGAATTATTTTTGAAGCAATTATAATCATTTTCATTCATTTGTATTAAACTATTCTTAATGTATGGCTTTATGATTTCATATATTTCTTGTATATTTGTATTGCTAAAATCAATAAAAAAATATTTTGGCAAAATTGATTGGATTGTTAATGGTCGTATTGCAATAATGGTATCAAAACTAATCTTAATAATTTCATCTTCTTCACACATATAAAAAGTCCCCAATGGTAAAACCATATCAGACCCTATATATTTTTGAAGTATAAAATTATTTGTAGTGATTTGTATAGTTTTGATATTGATAGACAAGAAGATACCAAACAAATAATAAAGTATTATCAAAATAATGGGCAAAAATATAAAGAAATTCAATTTATCAAAATATGCAAAAATAATATAAACAAGGAAACACGATACGCAGAATCTAAAAAGAATACTCCATAAAAAATTGATACAAAAAAAGATATTTTTTATCCTTTTTAGCTCCCAGAGAGTTTTATCTTTAGCTTCGCTCACACTTTGCTCCTTATTGCTCCACAAGCCACATCTCCTTCTATTCCTAAATCTCTCCTATTAATAGGAATCTTTTCAAACTCATTACAATTACACTCTAAACCTTTATAGATATTTTTATTTTCAACCATTGTTTGTTTGTTCCTCTCTTAGTTTGTCTATTTCTTTGAAACCTCCAAAGAATCTCTTTCCCCTCACTCCGCCCTTACCTCCCCACCTTTAACGACTAATCCTTTAGAATCTATGACTACTTCTACTCCACCAGCTTTAATAGTAACACAATCTCCCTTAGCAGTAATAGAAGTATCTCCTACTTGGTGAATTATAGTGTTACCAGCTTGTATGGCACAATCAGATTTTAATTCCAATGTAGCATTGTCTGCTTGAAGTGAATATTGTTCTTCTATATTATCTTGCATAGATTTTGCATTAGTAGATAAGTTTTCTTTAACATTAGTAGAGTAATTTTCATAAACATTAATAAACATTTCTTTTTCTACATTCTTCGTTAAACTCCCCTCTATATGTGTTTGCACTTCTCCTTTAATCTCTTCGTGTTTATCTCCCTTTATCTCTTCTTTTACACTTCCCCCTATCTCTACCCTTTTATCTTCCCCTACACTCTCACTACTATCCTTAGCTACTCTAAGTTTATTACTTGCTCCTACATTTAAAGTATGACTTAATCCTACAATGGTATCTTTAGATAAAGCCACATTTGTATTATATTCTCCTCCAATACTTACAATCTTTGCTAAATCTATGGTTTGCGTATGAATCTTTTTAATCCTTTCATTATATGCTCCCTCTACTATGGAATCTTTATTATTCTGTATCTTTTGAGTGAAGTTATGTTTAATGAGTTCTTCATAATCTCTTTGTGCTTGAAGATAGATTTGTTCTTTCTCTTTTATATTAGAGAGCGTGATTTCATTTAATCCAGATTCTACTATAGAAGAGTTTGTATCCTCTGTCTCTTTTGTATTATTAAGAGTTCTTGCACTTAAACTTGTTTGATGAGCATTTAAAGGCAAAGGAGGCAAGGCAGGATTACTTTGGTTATACAGACTAGCACTGATATAAGGCTTATCTATATCCTCATCAAAGAAACTTACAATCACTTCATCTCCCACTCTTGGAGTATGATACAAACCTGAACTTATACTTGCAATAGGAGAGCTTACTCTAAGATAAGGAGAGTAATGATAAGAATAGGCTTTCGTTTGTGAATTGTTACTATCCACATCATTGTTTGTTGTATGATTTTCTTGTGAGTGTATATTCTCCTCTGTCTGTGTTGTATTGCTTAAAGTATCATTGGTTGTTTGTGTATGAGTGTTAGTATTTCCATTAATGTTTTGAAGAGTGCCTTGTGAATGGTTATTCTCTATATTTTTTCCTTGAACATTATTTTGTTCTTTCACTCTTGCATTATCTATAACCTCTTGAGAAGCAAAGCAATTTATTCGGACCTTTACTCTACCAAAGTTATCTGTATGAATAGTATTTCTTTCTCCATCTATATCCTCACTCTCTCCAATAACAACTCCTAAAGTGCTACTAGGAGCTTTAGGCTTACTCTTTAAAGAGGGAGTATAGCTAAAGGTAATAGGTAAAAGGGTGAGGGTATTACTATAAGAGTGAGATGTGTTTGAAGCACTCATCTATTAATCTTTCCTATCCACTTTATAATATTTCCTTTTGAATCTATTTCAACACTTAAGTCTTTGTATTTGTTATAAAATCTAGGGGCTAGGATTTCATTAAAGTATTTTGTGCCTTTGGGAGTTTGGGCTACTAGAATATTATATTCACTCCAAAATTCTGGAGTATCCCAAGAAGTTTCTACTATTTCTTTATAGGTATTATCATATTTTCTTAAAAATCTTTCCTCATAAAAGAAGTTATCCCTAAAATATATCCAAGCTTGATATTTATCTTCTTTGTAGTAAGATAAATTTGTGGCGTAGTCTATTCTATCACTATTATCCCACTTGCAAAGAAAGTCAATGTATCCTGCTAAGAATAATTGTCCTATAATGTTAATGTATTCGCTGATGTAAGTCGGTTTTAATGACCTTAAGTCAGTATCTGAAATTTCCCAAAAAATCTCATCACACTCAAACTTGTTTCCATAGTTATAAGAGTCGCAATAGTAGCACAATGCACTCAATTCAAAGAAGTCTAAAATATCTATTTTTGTTAAATTTGGATTGGTTAAAAATATTTCAAATTCACTTCGATATTTTCCTTGCATAAAATCATAATCTGGCAATAGATCTAGATTATCCTTAAATTGTTTGATGGCTTTGTATATCATTAGAGCTATACCCCCTTATCAATGTGTATTTTAATATTAAGCTTTGGATTTCTGTTGTTAATATCTATGGTTTCTCCTCCTGTTTTAGAATCTACCCTATAATTAATATTTGTTCCATCATCTAGCTGTCTTCTATAAATGGGCTTTCCGTGTCTTTTGTCTATTCCAGACTCTAGTTCTTTCTTTGATTTAACAAGCTTTACTCTCTCATTAATATCTCCGTTGGACTTTAAGCCATTAGGCAACTTATCCACCACCTCCAACACCTCTTCTCTCGTCAAACTCCTATTAAAATTTGTTGCTCCTTTATTCACCTTATTAGTTCTATTCTTTGGCTTATATCTACCTCTTGAGATTACAGCTAGTCCCAAATCTAATGCTAAATCTTTTGCAGTATCTAGCCAATCATTTTCTTGTTCTATATCATTGGTATTATTCTCTTCTTGCTCTTCAGGTAAGATAATCTCTATAAACTCATCACTCTCATCTAATGTTTCTATTCTTATAACATTATCAGGGATTGTCGCTTGATAATGCACATCTATTCCCACATCTCTATTTGCTCTCCATATTTTTTATCGTTTCTAGGTTCTATTTTTTTAGCATATTTTGTTAATCTTTTCCAATTATTCGCTACTCTTTCCTCATACCTAGCCCTTACATTCTGTGGCATTTGATTAAGGCTTTGTTGTTATAGGATTAGGTAGATATTGAAAACTTTTAAACGCCCTTGAAAATCAAGCTGCCTCAAGATTCCTCCACAAGAGTTATCATAGTCTCCACTTTCTATAAAATCCTCCAATATCTTTTCCCTTACCTTTTTCCCGCTACTTAAAAAACCCTTACCCACTTCATTCCAATGCTTAAAAACTAAGATAATATTTTTATAGGCTATACCATTTCCATCATCATAAGTAAGCCATTCTAAAACACTCATCCAATCTCTAAAAGCATCGGGATTCCCTACACAATCTTTAGTGTGAAATAAAAAGGCATTTTGCATAATATCCATATAGTCAAATTCATAATCTTTTATATCCTTGCCATTTATCTTGACATAAAAAGTATATTTGTCCTCTATGAGTTCCTTTGGTATCTCACTTTCGCTTTGTATGGTATAGATTCCATATTCCATATCGTATTTAAAGTTTTTTGATTCCTCATCTAAATACATTGTATTCTCCTTTATTTTGGTATCAAATGTATGAAATCATTGTAATGATTGGGTGTATAGTAGATATAGTCATACAACACATTGCCATCTTGACTATGTCCTACTACAATTCGTTCTGCACCTCTACCACTTTGACTACTTGCTATGCTTATATCGTGTTCTTTGTAAAAGATAGGATTGCCCTTAGTGTCTCTCGTAGGTAGTTGTGCTATATCGTTTTTCCATTTTCTACCCGCCTCAAGTTTTTTGTCCGGCACCCCCTTACTTCTTTTCCAATTACTCGCTACTCTTTCCTCATACCTAGCCCTTACATGCTGTGGCATTTGGCTAAGGCTTTGTTTTGGATATTTAGGTTTAGCTACTCTATTGGTAGAACGAGTGATATATTTTGTTATTTTATACTCATATTGTTGAATTGTGATTTTGTTTTGCGTATTTCTTAGTTTTAGAGTTCTTGTTGTGAGTTTCTTACTAGCCCAACGGATAGCAACTTTTGCACCTTCTGCACCGGCTTTAATTACCACACCAGCAGTCCAACCACCCACAGGGATAAAAGCAGCACCTAATGATACAGCATCTATGGTATCCCATAGCTTTTCATTCTCATACCAAGCTTTTTCCTCTTGCTTGGTATGGACTACTTGGATGATATAGCTATATTCTCTTTTTTCCACATCTATTCCCACATCTCTATTTGCTCTCCATAAATAAGCAAAGAATCTTATTTGCTTATTCTCCCATTCTTCTTTGAAAGGAATATTGACTATTTCCCCTTTAATATTTTCTAATTCTTTAAATCTCTTAGAATAAACCAGAGGTTGTGTCTTATTGACTTGCTTTAATGTTTGCTCTATCTCTTCATCTCTATCAAATACAATGTATCCCCATTTAGTTTTATGTTTATATCTTTGTATAGATTCTTTAAGAAGACTTTGTTCATCACCTTGTATATTTTTCTTGTGAGAATCTTTAAGAACATAATGGGCTTGAAGTGTGATAGATTCTATAAGATGATGTTCTAAAGGTGAATTAAAAGAATTGTGATTGTATTCTTGTGGTATATACTCTATGGCATTAACTTTAATATTGGGCTTTATATTGTCATTGAGAGTGATAGCTTTAGGAATGTTTTTCTCAAAGCTTAATCTTTGCTCTAAAAGTTCTCCTACTTGTTTATCCTTTGGTTGGATAGTTTTAGAAGGAGAGATTTTGATATGAAAGTCTTTTTGTTCTTCATCTAAACCATACCTATTTAATACAAAATACAAATCTGAATTAGTCATCTTAGAGCTGACATAAGCATTATGAAATTCTATAAAGCCATTTTCATCACTTTTAGCCCTATCTACAAAAGAATAAAAGTTTGGAGAATACACATAAATCTCTCTATTACTTAAAGCTTCTTTTTTATGATTAAAGCATTGGGCTTTGATGTGTATAGGGAGAGCATCTTTTGGAGTAGAGAGAGAAAGAGAAGAGTTTGTGGAATCTTTAGTGGAATAAGAGTGGGTAGGATAAGCAAGATAGTTTGGAAAAGTATGGAGAAGTGTATCTATATCAAGGGCATTAGAGTTTTTGTTTAAGAGAAGTTCTATAAGGGATTGGTAGTCTTTGGAGGATAAAGTAGGATTTGGCACTAATTCATATTCTAAAGGATTAGAATCAAACATAGAAAAGAAAGATTGGAGTTTGGGTTTTAGATTATCAATAAGAGGTTGTATGAGATGTTCGGCAATTGAATCAGTTACCCATTTGCCTACTTGAGTATTAAGAAATAATCCAATGCCTACTGCGGCAAGGGCAGAGATAGCAACAGCGGGCAAGACAGGTAAAGCTGCTATACTTAGCCCCATTGATGAAGCCATTAAGGATAAACCTATCTTTGTTGCAATATATGTCCCAGCTATTTCTGCTCCAAGAGTTACCCCAGCTTTTAATAAATCCTTACCATTATTGCCATAATTATAAGTTAAACTTACTGAAGCACCCTCTGTTTGAAATAATACACTAGCCAAGATTCTGCCTTTAGTTCCAAGTCCTTTAGTTGATTCTTTGAGTGATTTATCTACCCCATATTTCTCTGCTAATGTTGCCATTGAAGCAAACACTCCACTTAATCCACTCATTAGAGTATCTGCTATGTTACCTTGATATTCTAGCAAATTTGTATTAGATTCTATGACTAAAGTTGAAGTATTATCCTTATTGATAATTTCTTTAGCTGTAATGTTAGAATCTTCATAGGTAAAGGGTTGGTTTGTATTATTTTGGTGTGCAGATTCTGTGTTGGTCGTAGATTCTATATTGTTTTGTTTGTTTAATGTTGTGGCATTTTTTAAAAACTCTTCACAATCAATATTGCACATTATAACTTCTGCAAAAGGAATACGATTATATGTATCTTTAGAATCATAAAGTTTAAGATTATTATTTGGATTATAGGGAGCATTGGGGTTAGAATCTATCATGCCAGCCTTAACATCAAATCCTTTATTACTAGAGTTAGGTAAGCCTATTTTAATACCTGCTGTGTTGGATTCATTGCTATCGTGATTCATTGGTTATTCCTCAACAAAACAAATAAAAAGCGTGTTAAAGCTTATAAATTGAGTATCAATACCTTTAGATTCTAATGCTATTTTACTCTTTGTCCTTATAAAATCCCATATTTCATAAATTTTCCTATCATTCTTTAAGTAAAAATTTAGAAAATGTAAGCGATAAATATTTTTTCGCCTATACCAACCTTTTGCGTTAAATGGAGCAATAAACATTTCGTTGTGATTATATAAAACAAAAACTTGATATTCCCCTATGCTTACTTCTACTTCTCCAAATTTAAAAAATTTTTTTTGGATTCCAAATAGCTTTCTGCGCTCAAAACCTATACCGCTGTTTGTAACATAAAAGCGCACCATTCCAAATAAAATATTATAAATCTGATAAATAGTAAATCCAAAAAATATACTCCATAAAATTTTAACTAGCAATGTTGTAAAAATATCTGTAAATACCCCTATACACAAAAGAATTACACATAATGCAAGAATTATTATATGAGTAAATGTATTGAAAAAATAATATTTGGATTTTACCTCATACACAATCTCATCGCCCTTAGAATCTAACTTTATATTCTCTTGGTTTTTAGTGTCGTTGATTTCTTTAGATTCTGTGTTTGTAATAGATTCTCTTTTAGAAGCTAACTTCTTAGATTCTATATTGCTTTTTAGATTTTTGCTCATTAAACTATCTCCACTTTTAATAAATCCTTACCATTATTGCCATAATTATAAGTTAAACTTACTGAAGCACCCTCTGCTTGAAATATCCAATAAGCAATTCGTCCTTTCACTCCAAACTTTCTAACATTATTTTTGATATGTGAATCTAATTTCTCTGCTAATGTTGCCATTGCCCCAAACACTCCACTTATTCCACTCATTAGTGTATCAGTGGTATTACCTTGATATTCTAGCAAATTTGTATTAGATTCTATGACCAAAGTTGAAGTATTATCCTTATTGATAATCTCTTTAGCTGTAATGTTAGAATCTTCATAGGTAAAGGGTTGGATACTATTGCTTTGTGAAGTAGTAATGCTTATTGGAGATTTTGTATTTTCTTGAGTAGTAATATTAAAATCATCTTGCTTTATTGGTATTGAAGTATTTTGTAAAAACTCTTGACAATCAATATTACACATTATAACTTCTGCGAAAGGAATACGATTATATGTATCTTTAGAATCATAAAGTTTAATATTATTATTTGGAGCAAATAGAGTCCTATAATCTACCCCTCCCTTCTTATATGGCAATCCTTGCAGAAGCAATGGGTCAAAGTTGCTCTTAGCATCTTCCCCTCACTCCGCCTTCACCTCCCCACCTTTAACTATAAGTCCTTTAGAATCTATGACTACTTCTACTCCACCAGCTTTAATAATAACACAATCTCCCTTAGCAGTAATAGAAGTGTCTCCTACTTGGTGAATTATAGTGTTACCAGCATTAACACTATAATTGGTTTGAATCTCTGAATTTGAAGAATCAGCCTCAAGACTTAAATTTTCATTTGTTGTTAAACTCATTGCTTTAGAAGATTTTAATATCGTTTTTTCATTGCTTACGAGAGTATAGTTTTGTGTGGTATTTATATCCATATCTCCCTCTACATTTTGCATCAAAGATTTTTCTATATGTGTTTGCACTTCTCCTTTAATCTCTTCGTGTTTATCTCCCTTTATCTCTTCTTTTACACTTCCCCCTATCTCCACCTCCTTATCCTCTCCTACATACTCACTACTATCCTTAGCTACTCTAAGTTTATTACTTGCTCCTACATTTAAAGTATGACTTAATCCTACAATGGTATCTTTAGATAAAGCCACATTTGTATTATATTCTCCTCCAATACTTACAATCTTTGCTAAATCTATGGTTTGCGTATGAATCTTTTTAATCCTTTCATTATATGCTCCCTCTACTATGGAATCTTTATTATTCTGTATCTTTTGAGTGAAGTTATGTTTAATGAGTTCTTCATAATCTCTTTGTGCTTGAAGATAGATTTGTTCTTTCTCTTTTATATTAGAGAGCGTGATTTCATTTAATCCAGATTCTACTATAGAAGAGTTTGTATCCTCTGTCTCTTTTGTATTATTAAGAGTTCTTGCACTTAAACTTGTTTGATGAGCATTTAAAGGCAAAGGAGGCAAGGCAGGATTACTTTGGTTATACAGACTAGCACTGATATAAGGCTTATCTATATCCTCATCAAAGAAACTTACAATCACTTCATCTCCCACTCTTGGAGTATGATACAAACCTGAACTTATACTTGCAATAGGAGAGCTTACTCTAAGATAAGGAGAGTAATGATAAGAGTAGGCTTTCATTTGTGAATTGTTACTATCCACATCATTGTTTGTTGTATGATTTTCTTGTGAGTGTATATTCTCCTCTGTCTGTGTTGTATTGCTTAAAGTATCATTGGTTGTTTGTGTATGAGTGTTAGTATTTCCATTAATGTTTTGAAGAGTGCCTTGTGAATGGTTATTCTCTATATTTTTTCCTTGAACATTATTTTGTTCTTTCACTCTTGCATTATCTATAACCTCTTGAGAAGCAAAGCAATTTATTCGGACCTTTACTCTACCAAAGTTATCTGTATGAATAGTATTTCTTTCTCCATCTATATCCTCACTCTCTCCAATAACAACTCCTAAAGTGCTACTAGGAGCTTTAGGCTTACTCTTTAAAGAGGGAGTATAGCTAAAGGTAATAGGTAAAAGGGTGAGGGTATTACTATAAGAGTGAGATTTACCTAAAGAAGAAGGAGAAGAAAGAGATTCTAAAGCATTAGAAGTATTTTGAGTGAGGGGATTAAAGCTTTCATTCCCTTTGTTTATCTGCTCTGTATTCATTAAAGAAGTAACACTTTCTTTTAAATGTTTTGCATTCTCTTTTTTAATGGCATTATCATTAGAATTAAAGTTATTCTCTAATAAAGATTCATTAATAAGTTCTTGCTCCATTCCTATAATTATAAAATCTCTTAAACTCTCTTTGTTTTCTTTTAAACTTGAGGAGAAGTTTAAAGTAATACTTTCATTTAAAGCTAAATCATAGATATTACTCTGTGCATTGAGACTTTGTTCAATCACTCTTAATCTTTTTTCTTTTAAAGTAATGGGAGTTTTTAAATCACTGCTTTGAGTAAAGGAGGATTCATTGCTATAGTGATGCTCATTTATATGTAAAGAGTGTGTGAAATTATTCTGCTCTCCTTCTTGTAATAAGGAATCACTCTTTAGACTTAAACTTTCTAATGAAAAAGGATTGAGAGCATTCTGGCTACTTTGGCTAAAAGTATGAGCTCTTAAAGATTGAAGTTTAGAGACACTAGAGATACAAGGTTCATTTAAAGTGTTATTCACATTAGGATTAAAAGTAAGTTCTCTACTAGAGTGTCTTTGTGCGCTATCATAAAAGCATATACTCCCTCTCACATCACAAAAGTATATGCCATTATTATGGGCTAATCTTGTGATGAAGTCTAAATCACTCTCCTCATATTGAGAAATAAGTTCTAACTTTGGATAGTGTAAAGCAATCCCAGAGAAATCCAAAGGTTTGATTAAATCGTGTGTATAAAAGTTGAGTGTAGAATGTATGGCTTCTATAACTTTGCTCCATATTCTTTTATAGAATCTCTAAATTTTTTTTCATAATTTGCTATGGCTTTGGAATCTACTTTTTAACAGGCAATTTTACTTATCAATAAGGCTCAATCCTTTTTTCAATAGCAAGTTTATTCAGCTCATCAATGATAATTTTGATATAGCCTTCAAGTTTATTAAGATTTTCTTCAGTTTCTTTAAATGGAATAATATAATGATAAGCAGGAAAGTCATTAAAAAACCAAGTGCAACGCATATCATTAATGCTAAAATGCCAAATCATAGTTTCTATACAATCTATATAATCTATTAAAACAATATTATAGCCAAATGCCAACCATATATCCTTGCAATATTCAAAGGCATCTTCATAGCCAAAATTCCATAACTCAAACTCCCAACGCATTTTGCCTGTCTCATCTTCGTTATATTCTTTGTCATACCAAATCAAGTGATGAGGGTCTATTGTTTCTCGTGCTTCTCGTGGTGTGGGAACATCATTAAATTCCATATTGTCTCCTTATTTTCTAAGATATTTATCATTCACTTTTCGATTCGTTTTATTGAAGCTATTAATGATATTTTCGTAAATCTTATTACCCTTATAACCTCTCTTTTTTTGTTGTTTTACATAGTATTTAAAAGGTTTTATTTTTGTGCGTGGATTATACTTTAATATCCAAGCCATAATTCTGTCTTCCATAAGTTCTCTTGTCTGCTGTTTAGTAATATTTCTTAATTCACATATTTTTTCGGCTCGTTGTATTAAATCCCTTATCTCTTGGTATGGATTTCCTAGTCTTTTTAATTTTTTATTATACCACTCTCTTGCTTCTTGGCGAGAAAGCGTCTGTATTGGTATTCCATCAATTTTTTCTAACTTATCTCTCCCAATATTTGCAATCTTATTAATTGCATTATAGGTAAAATAGTACACATTTTTTATTCTTGTTCCCACTAAAAGAGCAAACATTTCGCCACTTACATCAACAAGCCCCTCCTCTTTGTATTCAATAGGTGCATAGATATGTAGCGTATTGCCCACCTTATGATTGGGATTCTCTATATAGGCATAAATCCTTATTGTTTGATTGAGCCATTCTTGTTTTAGATTTAATATTATT carries:
- a CDS encoding bacteriophage T4 gp5 trimerisation domain-containing protein, which codes for MTFSYTPSLKSKPKAPSSTLGVVIGESEDIDGERNTIHTDNFGRVKVRINCFASQEVIDNARVKEQNNVQGKNIENNHSQGTLQNINGNTNTHTQTTNDTLSNTTQTEENIHSQENHTTNNDVDSNNSQMKAYSYHYSPYLRVSSPIASISSGLYHTPRVGDEVIVSFFDEDIDKPYISASLYNQSNPALPPLPLNAHQTSLSARTLNNTKETEDTNSSIVESGLNEITLSNIKEKEQIYLQAQRDYEELIKHNFTQKIQNNKDSIVEGAYNERIKKIHTQTIDLAKIVSIGGEYNTNVALSKDTIVGLSHTLNVGASNKLRVAKDSSEYVGEDKEVEIGGSVKEEIKGDKHEEIKGEVQTHIEKSLMQNVEGDMDINTTQNYTLVSNEKTILKSSKAMSLTTNENLSLEADSSNSEIQTNYSVNAGNTIIHQVGDTSITAKGDCVIIKAGGVEVVIDSKGLIVKGGEVKAE